The Lycium barbarum isolate Lr01 chromosome 9, ASM1917538v2, whole genome shotgun sequence genome has a segment encoding these proteins:
- the LOC132608760 gene encoding ethylene-responsive transcription factor ERF027-like — translation MAEPSHTTKSNRTKTKHPLYRGIRLRNGKWVSEIREPRKTTRIWLGTYPTPEMAAVAYDVAVLAIKGSENVKLNFPHHVNRYPKLPSSFSPEDIRNAVATAVVEIAPQGNNVSSTGSRGGATTCNEGGSIESSSSGNYPMQIVSGSTQMITTEGEYVDEEALFDFPNFVVNMAEAMMVSPPRVYSSSKEDSQGDSDAESLWSY, via the exons atggcTGAGCCTTCACACACTACCAAGTCTAATAGAACTAAAACCAAACATCCTTTATACCGTGGGATACGTTTAAGAAATGGGAAATGGGTGTCTGAAATTAGAGAGCCACGTAAGACTACAAGAATATGGCTAGGAACTTACCCTACTCCAGAAATGGCCGCTGTTGCTTATGATGTTGCTGTCTTAGCAATAAAGGGAAGTGAAAATGTTAAGCTAAACTTTCCTCACCATGTCAATAGGTATCCAAAACTCCCTTCCTCCTTCTCTCCGGAGGATATACGAAACGCCGTGGCCACCGCCGTCGTGGAAATAGCTCCGCAGGGCAATAATGTTTCGTCAACGGgaagcaggggcggagctacgACATGTAACGAAGGAGGTTCGATTGAATCCTCATCGTCCGGAAATTATCCTATGCAAATAG TTTCAGGAAGTACGCAAATGATTACAACCGAGGGGGAATATGTTGATGAGGAGGCATTGTTTGATTTTCCCAATTTTGTTGTGAATATGGCGGAAGCAATGATGGTGAGTCCCCCAAGAGTATACTCCTCATCAAAGGAAGATTCACAAGGAGACTCTGATGCTGAAAGTCTTTGGAGCTATTAA
- the LOC132609874 gene encoding ethylene-responsive transcription factor ERF027-like, translating into MSDPSHSTKSRTNTKHPLYRGIRRRSGKWVSEIREPRKTTRIWLGTYPTPQMAAAAYDVAALALKGSDNVVLNLPHHVNSYPKLSSSPSPVDIRRAAAETAEAMALQGDDDWSTGNRSGATCDEGGSTESSLSENYAMQIGNTQMIMGEEEFVDEEALFGFPSLLVNMADAMMLSPPRINSSYFEDYSPGDFDVESLWSY; encoded by the exons ATGTCTGACCCTTCACATAGTACAAAGTCTAGGACAAATACCAAACATCCTTTGTACCGTGGAATACGACGTAGAAGTGGGAAATGGGTGTCTGAAATTAGAGAGCCACGTAAGACTACAAGGATATGGCTAGGTACATACCCTACTCCACAAATGGCTGCCGCTGCTTATGATGTTGCTGCCTTAGCTCTAAAGGGAAGTGATAATGTTGTACTAAATTTGCCTCACCATGTCAATTCATATCCAAAGCTCTCTTCTTCACCATCTCCGGTGGATATACGACGCGCCGCGGCGGAGACGGCGGAGGCGATGGCCCTGCAGGGCGACGATGATTGGTCGACAGGAAACAGGAGTGGAGCTACGTGTGATGAAGGAGGTTCAACTGAATCCTCTTTGTCGGAAAATTATGCTATGCAAATAG GCAATACGCAGATGATTATGGGTGAGGAGGAATTTGTTGATGAGGAAGCACTGTTTGGTTTTCCAAGTTTGCTTGTTAATATGGCGGATGCAATGATGCTTAGTCCCCCAAGAATAAACTCCTCATACTTTGAAGATTATTCACCAGGAGACTTTGATGTTGAAAGTCTTTGGAGCTATTAA
- the LOC132609876 gene encoding ethylene-responsive transcription factor ERF027-like has protein sequence MADPSHSIKSRTNTKHPLYRGIRCRSGKWVSEIREPRKTTRIWLGTYPTPEMAAAAYDVAALALKGSDNVVLNFPHYVNSYPKLSSSPSPMDIRRAAAAAAEAMALQGDDDWSTGNRSGATCDEGGSTKSSSSENYAMQIGNTQMIMGEEEFVDEESLFGFPSLLVNMADAMMLSPPRINSSSFEDYSPEDFDVESLWSY, from the exons ATGGCTGACCCTTCACATAGTATAAAGTCTAGGACAAATACCAAACATCCTTTATATCGTGGGATACGTTGTAGAAGTGGGAAATGGGTGTCTGAAATTAGAGAGCCACGTAAGACTACACGAATATGGCTAGGTACATACCCTACTCCAGAAATGGCTGCTGCTGCCTATGATGTTGCTGCCTTAGCTCTTAAGGGAAGTGATAATGTTGTACTAAATTTTCCTCACTATGTCAATTCATATCCAAAGCTCTCTTCCTCGCCATCTCCGATGGATATACGACGCGCCGCGGCTGCGGCCGCGGAGGCAATGGCCCTGCAGGGCGACGATGATTGGTCGACAGGAAACAGGAGTGGAGCTACGTGTGATGAAGGAGGTTCAACTAAATCCTCTTCGTCGGAAAATTATGCTATGCAAATAG GCAATACGCAGATGATTATGGGTGAGGAGGAATTTGTTGATGAGGAATCATTGTTTGGTTTTCCAAGTTTGCTTGTTAATATGGCGGATGCAATGATGCTTAGTCCCCCAAGAATAAACTCCTCATCCTTTGAAGATTATTCACCAGAAGACTTTGATGTGGAAAGTCTTTGGAGCTATTAA